A single window of Rhodococcus jostii RHA1 DNA harbors:
- a CDS encoding EthD family reductase: MYNLIVLAARPHDWSHEQFIEWWRGEHADVTYPLPGLRRWQHTEVLDAMDDRSREWDGVSILSFDSREDLDAALASPEWQAAVDNVGQMRGKRILVMGEEKTMVEVDNGES; encoded by the coding sequence ACGACTGGAGCCATGAGCAGTTCATCGAGTGGTGGCGCGGTGAACATGCCGACGTGACCTACCCGCTGCCGGGCCTGCGGCGCTGGCAGCACACCGAGGTGCTCGACGCCATGGACGACCGGTCCCGGGAATGGGACGGCGTCTCGATTCTGAGCTTCGACTCCCGCGAGGACCTCGATGCCGCACTCGCCAGCCCGGAATGGCAAGCCGCAGTAGACAACGTCGGCCAGATGCGTGGAAAGCGCATCCTCGTCATGGGGGAGGAGAAAACGATGGTCGAAGTGGACAACGGTGAATCATGA
- a CDS encoding MBL fold metallo-hydrolase, whose amino-acid sequence MEPGCYEVAPGVHRVPLQMPGDGLGAVNVYALETEDGLALIDGGWRVGTTFDEMERALLHIGHSTEQIHDIYVTHVHRDHYTFAIELRRRHGSRVHLGVAEADGLAAVSALGSNVPTDSLHELRRAGAPLLADTVEVMTAAEPFHPSDWEQPDHWLTAGPLRIGRRTLDVVHTPGHTKGHMVFHDDEQGVLFSGDHVLPTITPSIGFELGDWDLPLGRYLESLTRLLERPDSRLLPAHGDPAPSVHLRVEELLAHHDRRFMTMHDALVSLGPATAIAVADAVTWTRRERPFSTLDPFNQMIATCETLAHLDTLVDRGRLTVRRRGDSDVFSVV is encoded by the coding sequence ATGGAACCGGGCTGCTACGAGGTGGCGCCCGGTGTGCATCGAGTGCCCCTCCAGATGCCGGGCGACGGCCTGGGAGCAGTGAACGTCTATGCCCTCGAGACCGAGGACGGGCTTGCCCTCATCGACGGCGGCTGGCGAGTCGGCACGACCTTCGACGAGATGGAGCGCGCACTGCTCCACATCGGTCACAGTACCGAGCAGATTCACGACATCTATGTCACCCACGTGCACCGCGATCACTACACGTTCGCGATCGAACTCCGCCGCCGTCACGGCTCCCGCGTCCACCTCGGCGTGGCCGAGGCTGACGGATTGGCGGCCGTCAGTGCACTCGGCAGTAACGTGCCGACGGACTCGCTGCACGAACTCCGCCGCGCCGGTGCCCCTCTCCTGGCAGACACGGTCGAGGTCATGACCGCCGCGGAACCGTTCCACCCCTCGGACTGGGAACAGCCCGACCACTGGCTCACCGCAGGTCCGCTTCGGATCGGACGGCGCACACTCGACGTGGTGCACACGCCCGGCCACACGAAGGGGCACATGGTTTTCCACGACGACGAGCAGGGGGTGCTCTTCAGTGGCGACCACGTCCTGCCCACGATCACGCCGTCGATCGGCTTCGAACTCGGCGACTGGGATCTGCCGTTGGGGCGCTACCTCGAGTCGCTGACCCGACTGCTCGAACGCCCCGACTCGCGACTGCTTCCGGCGCACGGAGATCCGGCACCGAGTGTGCACCTGCGCGTCGAAGAACTTCTCGCGCATCATGACCGGCGCTTCATGACCATGCACGACGCGCTGGTCTCGCTCGGGCCGGCGACCGCGATTGCCGTCGCGGACGCGGTTACGTGGACGCGTCGCGAGAGGCCGTTCTCCACCCTCGACCCGTTCAATCAAATGATCGCGACCTGTGAGACCCTCGCCCACCTCGACACGTTGGTCGATCGCGGCCGGCTCACAGTCCGAAGACGAGGCGACAGCGACGTGTTCTCCGTCGTCTGA
- a CDS encoding NADP-dependent oxidoreductase, protein MQSHELKLARHPRGKVRPSDFHLDVVTVPGELAPGDILVRNSWSSIDPSVRMRLGPTGPAGYLPPFRIGETLSGLAVGEVLESRDPGFEKGDTVLHIKGFREFAVVRQGSETLAGAGGVTRLDTSVHPPQSYLGALGSSGLTAYVGLQCIGGLTSGDVVWISSAAGAVGSLAAQIAKLRGHYVVGSTGSGEKVTFLLDEVKLDAAFDYHSPDLAGALANAAPDGIDLYFDNVGGTHLEAALYHLRPGGRVAMAGAVASYDADTAAPSPGNLFQIVAKNLTVRGFRAGAYDHLLGDMRDEVGSYLRDGRLVVEETVFDGLGSAPDAIVAMLHGRTVGKTLCRLR, encoded by the coding sequence ATGCAGAGTCATGAGCTGAAACTGGCGCGCCATCCCCGGGGGAAGGTCCGGCCGTCGGACTTCCACCTCGACGTGGTGACGGTTCCCGGAGAACTCGCGCCCGGCGACATTCTCGTGCGCAACTCGTGGTCGTCGATCGACCCGTCTGTCAGGATGCGTCTCGGCCCCACCGGCCCCGCGGGCTACCTCCCACCGTTCCGCATCGGGGAGACGCTGAGCGGGTTGGCCGTCGGCGAGGTACTCGAGTCCCGTGACCCCGGCTTCGAGAAGGGCGACACGGTTCTGCACATCAAGGGTTTTCGCGAGTTCGCGGTGGTCCGGCAGGGGAGCGAAACCTTGGCCGGGGCCGGTGGCGTGACACGTCTCGACACGAGCGTGCACCCGCCGCAATCCTATCTCGGAGCGCTGGGCAGTTCCGGGCTCACGGCGTACGTGGGATTGCAGTGCATCGGTGGACTCACGAGCGGAGACGTCGTGTGGATCTCCTCGGCCGCGGGTGCGGTCGGCAGCCTCGCCGCGCAGATCGCGAAGCTCCGAGGTCACTACGTGGTCGGCAGCACCGGTTCCGGCGAGAAGGTCACGTTCCTGCTGGACGAGGTGAAACTCGATGCCGCATTCGACTACCACAGCCCGGACCTGGCCGGAGCGCTCGCAAACGCGGCACCAGACGGCATCGACCTGTATTTCGACAACGTGGGTGGAACGCATCTCGAGGCCGCCCTGTATCACCTTCGGCCAGGCGGCCGGGTGGCCATGGCGGGAGCCGTCGCCTCCTATGACGCGGACACGGCGGCACCGAGTCCGGGCAATCTTTTTCAGATCGTGGCGAAGAACCTGACGGTGCGGGGTTTCCGGGCCGGAGCGTACGACCATCTGCTCGGCGACATGCGGGACGAGGTCGGGAGCTACCTCCGTGACGGTCGCCTCGTTGTCGAGGAGACCGTGTTCGACGGCCTCGGGTCGGCGCCGGACGCCATCGTCGCGATGCTGCACGGCCGCACCGTGGGAAAGACGCTGTGCCGCTTACGCTGA
- a CDS encoding SDR family NAD(P)-dependent oxidoreductase has protein sequence MTVGPDRLRDKVVLLTGATGGIGAEIVRRLADEGAHVVVTDLEKSACQDLLDTLTQPERHAALALEVSSERQWEDVVAATESTFGALHALVNNAAIGSVATVDEETRSHWDRVIGVGQTGTWLGMKHAGPLIERSGGGSIVNMCSILGTVGGLGNSVAYAAAKGAVRTMTKNAALHWAKAGVRVNSLHPGFIGTPPLLERWEGSERHREMLAGTPMGRLGRGEEIAAVVAFLAGDDSTFVTGSEIYADGGWTAA, from the coding sequence ATGACTGTCGGCCCTGACCGACTGCGCGACAAGGTCGTCCTGCTGACGGGGGCGACCGGCGGTATCGGCGCCGAGATCGTCCGAAGGCTCGCCGACGAGGGCGCTCACGTCGTCGTCACCGATCTCGAGAAATCAGCCTGCCAGGACTTGCTCGATACGCTCACCCAGCCCGAGCGACATGCGGCGCTCGCCCTCGAGGTCTCGTCCGAGAGGCAGTGGGAAGACGTCGTGGCAGCAACCGAGAGCACGTTCGGCGCGCTGCACGCCTTGGTCAACAACGCCGCCATCGGCAGCGTCGCCACCGTCGACGAGGAAACCCGATCACACTGGGACCGGGTCATCGGGGTCGGCCAGACCGGCACGTGGCTGGGCATGAAACATGCCGGCCCGCTGATCGAGCGGAGCGGCGGCGGTTCGATCGTGAACATGTGCTCGATACTGGGAACGGTGGGCGGTCTGGGCAACAGCGTTGCCTATGCAGCCGCCAAAGGCGCAGTCCGCACGATGACCAAGAACGCCGCCCTGCATTGGGCGAAAGCGGGAGTGCGCGTCAACTCTCTGCATCCGGGATTCATCGGTACGCCCCCACTGCTCGAGCGCTGGGAGGGCAGCGAGCGTCACCGCGAGATGCTGGCCGGCACCCCGATGGGTCGCCTCGGGCGGGGTGAGGAGATCGCGGCCGTCGTTGCCTTCCTGGCGGGCGACGACTCCACCTTCGTCACCGGCTCGGAGATCTACGCCGACGGCGGGTGGACTGCGGCCTGA
- a CDS encoding ABC transporter permease, giving the protein MATVAVSRSARPFVVSTVWRTRLGYGALLAVLAYLVVLPLFRLQSLAFEDGGRGYQAQYGRYDIGQTIRTTVALAVSSLAIAMVLGTILAFAATRLPRRLSFLRIVPILPIVMPAVANVVGWAFLLSPGPGYLNALLRKLPWWSNVDSGPIDVYSTPWIIILTGFGLTSFVYLFVSAGMQNISSEHLEAAQISGSSTLGVFFRVVLPLLRPSLVYGGGIALLLGLGQFTGPLLLGQNTGVKVLTTEMYRRVSESPADFAAAAAAGSPLVIFGVVVVLAQKMLLGNQSRFVTHGGKAFAPNTGRSAWAAVCISTYAMLALVVPLIGLAIVAVSPYWSETLSWNLFTLDNFRALFRTASIVDSVYTSLLTSVVAVAVCVPIGYLTATLLVRGRKHRVLGTIGDVITALPLGIPAVIFGVGFLLTYTQPPLILYGTKAVIILVYIVLMVPFSTRMQMTAMLSLGETYAEASATSGASPFVTNIRVILPLMRPTVLSSVALMFILLTHEFAASLLVRAATTQVMGTLLFDLWENGSYPLVAAMALLMTAVTSIGVVVAMLVGGRNVLSNL; this is encoded by the coding sequence ATATCAAGCCCAGTACGGACGATACGACATCGGTCAGACCATCCGGACCACGGTCGCCCTCGCAGTCTCGTCACTCGCCATCGCCATGGTCCTGGGAACGATTCTCGCGTTCGCGGCGACCAGGCTGCCACGCCGGCTGAGCTTTCTCAGGATCGTCCCCATCCTGCCCATCGTGATGCCCGCGGTGGCCAATGTGGTCGGCTGGGCCTTTCTCCTCTCCCCCGGACCCGGGTACCTGAACGCACTCCTCCGCAAGCTTCCCTGGTGGAGCAACGTCGACTCCGGACCGATCGATGTCTACAGCACACCGTGGATCATCATTCTCACGGGCTTCGGACTCACGTCCTTCGTCTACCTCTTCGTCAGCGCGGGAATGCAGAACATCAGTTCCGAGCACCTCGAGGCAGCACAGATCAGCGGTTCGTCGACGCTCGGGGTGTTCTTTCGGGTCGTTCTCCCGCTGCTTCGCCCGTCCCTGGTGTACGGCGGTGGAATTGCGCTGCTTCTCGGTTTGGGCCAGTTCACCGGGCCGCTCCTGCTGGGACAGAACACCGGCGTGAAGGTCCTCACCACCGAAATGTATCGACGGGTATCCGAGTCGCCTGCGGACTTCGCCGCTGCAGCCGCGGCCGGTTCGCCGCTCGTCATCTTCGGTGTCGTCGTCGTGCTGGCGCAGAAGATGCTTCTCGGCAATCAGTCACGCTTCGTCACGCACGGGGGAAAGGCGTTCGCGCCGAACACCGGCCGCTCGGCCTGGGCCGCCGTGTGCATCTCGACATACGCCATGCTCGCACTCGTCGTTCCGTTGATCGGACTCGCCATCGTCGCCGTGTCTCCCTATTGGTCGGAGACACTGTCCTGGAATCTCTTCACACTCGACAACTTCCGGGCGCTGTTCCGGACGGCGAGCATCGTCGACTCCGTGTACACGAGTCTCCTCACTTCGGTGGTGGCCGTCGCCGTCTGCGTGCCGATCGGTTACCTCACCGCCACGCTGCTCGTGCGAGGGCGCAAACACAGAGTGCTGGGAACCATCGGTGACGTCATCACCGCTCTCCCCCTGGGTATTCCAGCGGTGATCTTCGGCGTCGGGTTCCTGCTCACGTACACCCAGCCTCCGCTGATCCTCTACGGGACCAAGGCTGTCATCATCCTCGTCTACATCGTGCTGATGGTGCCCTTCTCCACCCGGATGCAAATGACGGCGATGCTGTCGCTCGGAGAGACCTACGCCGAGGCGTCGGCAACGAGCGGCGCGAGCCCGTTCGTCACCAACATCCGGGTGATCCTGCCGCTGATGAGGCCGACCGTGCTCAGTTCCGTCGCCTTGATGTTCATCCTGCTGACCCACGAGTTCGCCGCCTCACTGCTCGTCCGTGCCGCCACGACACAGGTGATGGGTACGCTGCTGTTCGACCTGTGGGAGAACGGTTCCTACCCGCTGGTGGCCGCGATGGCTCTTCTCATGACCGCGGTGACCAGCATCGGTGTCGTGGTCGCGATGCTCGTCGGTGGCCGAAACGTATTGAGCAACCTCTGA